The proteins below are encoded in one region of Danio rerio strain Tuebingen ecotype United States chromosome 12, GRCz12tu, whole genome shotgun sequence:
- the lrit1b gene encoding leucine-rich repeat, immunoglobulin-like domain and transmembrane domain-containing protein 1b precursor: protein MPGLVPWGVALALCCFPLLCGSCPAQCSCFYHKLSDGSKSRSVLCNDPDLTDIPDNFPLDASKLRIEKTSLSRISSAPFQQLSSLEYLWISFNSLSSISPDTFRGLYALDELRMDGNVLTSFPWECLLDMPSLRLLDLHNNKISSIPAEATLYIRNLTYLDLSSNSLTTVPPEVLMSWFSPKPPLDAEGSRMILGLHDNPWQCDCRLFDLVQFQKFPSSSVAFIDTGLRCAEPESLSGVLFSDAELRRCQIPRVHTAVARVRSSIGNNVLLRCGTIGVPIPELSWARADGKPMNGTVQQEVSKEGIIWSILSVPAVSYRDSGKYVCKATNFVGSADAIISLVISDTWQIDEAVAKRSHGKKSGGFGRAAYQEKLIARYVPPSTSAAVPIIEPLNSPQGSSSVQIESYSVSADASKLKPKPKPTAPPVGQTEPVALQRDVLNNLEPNASSLQQGPERRVVRSVKVIGDTDHTVSLNWRAPTATNTTSFSVLYAVFGERDMRRINVGPGKNRITIEGLVPKTKYIACVCVKGLIPKKEQCVIFSTDEAASASGTQKLINVVVITVACVIAVPLTLIVCCGALKRRLQKLLGRKSKDIQDSYVTFETLPPGTKTKGLEGEFLTRLNPDESNRLLSARSSVDSEATARTEGQPNEYFC from the exons ATGCCCGGCCTTGTGCCCTGGGGTGTAGCGCTGGCGCTGTGCTGTTTCCCTCTGCTCTGCGGCTCCTGTCCGGCTCAATGCAGCTGCTTTTACCACAAGCTGAGCGACGGATCCAAGTCCAG GAGTGTTCTGTGCAATGACCCCGATCTCACCGACATCCCGGACAACTTTCCCCTGGACGCCTCCAAACTGCGCATCGAGAAGACGTCGCTCAGCCGCATCTCCAGCGCCCCCTTCCAGCAGCTCAGCAGCCTGGAGTACCTCTGGATCTCCTTCAACTCGCTCTCCTCCATCAGCCCGGACACTTTCCGTGGACTGTACGCTCTGGATGAGTTACGGATGGATGGGAACGTTCTCACTTCTTTCCCGTGGGAATGTCTGCTGGACATGCCCAGCCTGCGGCTTCTGGACTTGCACAACAATAAAATCAGCAGCATCCCGGCAGAAGCGACGCTGTACATCCGGAACCTGACCTACCTGGACCTGTCCAGCAACAGCCTGACTACAGTTCCACCGGAGGTGCTGATGTCCTGGTTCTCCCCGAAGCCTCCATTGGACGCTGAGGGCTCCAGAATGATTCTGG GTCTGCACGATAACCCCTGGCAGTGCGACTGCCGCCTGTTTGACCTGGTGCAGTTCCAGAAGTTTCCCTCGTCCTCTGTGGCGTTCATCGATACGGGCCTGCGCTGTGCTGAGCCGGAGAGTCTGTCCGGGGTTCTGTTCTCAGACGCGGAGCTGCGCAGGTGTCAGATCCCCCGCGTGCACACGGCCGTGGCCCGAGTCCGCAGCTCCATCGGGAACAATGTGCTGCTGCGCTGCGGGACCATCGGCGTGCCCATCCCAGAACTTAGCTGGGCCCGAGCTGACGGCAAGCCCATGAACGGCACCG TTCAGCAGGAGGTGTCCAAAGAGGGCATCATCTGGTCCATCCTCAGCGTGCCCGCCGTCTCCTACCGCGATTCAGGAAAATACGTCTGCAAAGCCACCAACTTCGTGGGCAGCGCCGATGCCATCATCTCACTTGTTATTTCTGATACGTGGCAGATCGACGAAGCGGTGGCCAAGAGAAGCCACGGGAAGAAGAGCGGAGGCTTCGGGCGCGCGGCGTATCAGGAGAAGCTGATCGCCAGATACGTTCCTCCGTCCACCTCGGCCGCCGTGCCGATCATCGAGCCACTGAACTCTCCGCAGGGCTCGTCCTCCGTCCAGATCGAGAGCTACAGCGTTTCAGCAGACGCATCAAAGCTGAAGCCAAAGCCAAAGCCAACAGCGCCCCCTGTGGGGCAGACGGAGCCGGTGGCGCTGCAGAGGGATGTGCTCAATAACCTGGAGCCGAACGCCTCCTCGCTGCAGCAGGGTCCCGAGCGCCGCGTGGTGCGCTCCGTCAAGGTCATCGGTGACACCGACCACACGGTCTCGCTGAACTGGCGTGCGCCCACCGCCACCAACACCACCTCCTTCAGCGTGCTGTACGCCGTGTTCGGGGAGCGCGACATGAGGCGCATCAATGTCGGCCCAGGCAAGAACCGCATCACCATTGAAGGCCTGGTGCCCAAAACCAAGTACatcgcctgtgtgtgtgtgaaggggcTGATCCCCAAGAAAGAGCAGTGTGTGATCTTCTCCACGGACGAGGCGGCGAGCGCCAGCGGCACACAGAAGCTGATTAATGTGGTGGTGATCACGGTGGCGTGTGTGATCGCCGTGCCGCTGACGCTCATCGTCTGCTGCGGAGCGCTGAAGCGGCGTCTGCAGAAGCTGCTGGGCcgaaagtccaaagacatccagGACTCCTATGTGACATTCGAGACGCTGCCGCCGGGCACCAAAACCAAAGGGCTGGAGGGAGAATTCCTGACCCGACTGAACCCAGACGAGTCCAACCGGCTGCTGTCCGCACGCTCCAGCGTCGACTCCGAGGCCACGGCGCGTACTGAAGGACAGCCCAATGAGTACTTCTGctga